Proteins encoded in a region of the Podospora pseudopauciseta strain CBS 411.78 chromosome 6, whole genome shotgun sequence genome:
- a CDS encoding hypothetical protein (COG:Q; EggNog:ENOG503NZ2X) — MSDQPPHDISEHISKDAASWSTAPLLNFLLHYTRETAEQGRYSDRISGLKAIDVLNKGYTEEDPLPDESEELRQSLLQLIHDGPGKEKVPKGTSVTIVGAGVSGLCAGYELKKAGFDVTILEASSRVGGRVVTFRDPIFAPGLHAEGGAMRIPGNHFLLRTYIDNFKIGELFNFEMQNKFIYLSEYRGGTTLTYDDFNDKLKRQEPELLKLFPSLKKCERGHTIDKLWEVAVAPVVEDFRKAYKNAEGDKPFKIKTAYQAITNLYDKYTLRSYLQERANWSPDAIKLYDLSNAHVVFENGFIESFKDAFLSSNSQGAQVGMQQLQGGMDLVPKAFISPDRGENSLIDNIIFGARVTHITDPKPSPDPKIPTAPQIKITYETTGSKKLTVESDYLILAIPNTALRAITKSRPFATAQEQAIRDVRYVEVTKVLLQYKTRWWEQIFTNHNLGTDGGLVSDLPIRYTVFPVSKDNDQFKHSRRGAIMAAYTFEQDATILGAMSPERQIRIAAENLHTIFPEAKSLELLEAGTSQVFPSDELAGGSAFCYFGPGQKKQYLEAMCESDWKWPESSRLGKPRVFFAGEQASYTHGWIQGAMEAGLRCVQQVYAIATDLVITVRDGKEKQEGEEGVVAE, encoded by the exons ATGTCtgatcaacctccccatGACATCAGCGAACACATCAGCAAAGATGCCGCCTCCTGGTCCACGGCTCCCCTGCTGAACTTCTTGCTGCACTACACCCGCGAGACAGCAGAGCAGGGCCGTTATTCTGATCGCATCAGCGGGCTCAAGGCCATCGATGTGCTCAACAAGGGGTACACGGAAGAGGATCCCTTGCCTGACGAGAGCGAGGAACTTCGGCAGTCCCTTCTGCAGCTTATCCACGACGGTCCCGGGAAGGAAAAGGTTCCCAAAGGCACATCT GTTACGATCGTCGGTGCTGGTGTGTCCGGTCTCTGTGCTGGCTATGAGCTGAAGAAGGCTGGCTTTGATGTCACGATCCTTGAGGCATCCTCTCGTGTGGGAGGACGCGTTGTCACGTTCCGCGACCCAATTTTTGCCCCTGGACTGCACGCGGAGGGAGGTGCTATGCGCATCCCTGGCAATCACTTCCTCCTGCGAACCTACATTGACAACTTCAAGATTGGTGAGCTGTTCAACTTCGAAATGCAGAACAAGTTCATCTACTTGTCTGAGTACAGGGGTGGGACCACGTTGACCTACGACGACTTCAACGACAAACTAAAGAGACAAGAGCCTGAGCTGCTCAAGCTCTTTCCATCGCTGAAGAAGTGCGAGCGAGGCCATACGATTGACAAGCTCTGGGAAGTGGCGGTGGCACCTGTTGTTGAAGACTTTCGCAAGGCTTACAAAAACGCCGAAGGCGATAAGCCTTTCAAGATCAAGACGGCTTACcaggccatcaccaacctctaCGACAAGTACACTCTGCGATCGTACTTGCAGGAAAGGGCTAACTGGAGTCCCGACGCCATCAAGCTATACGACCTAAGCAATGCCCACGTAGTCTTCGAGAACGGCTTCATCGAATCTTTCAAAGACGCGTTCCTGTCCAGCAACTCCCAAGGCGCGCAAGTCGGCATGCAGCAGCTCCAAGGCGGGATGGATCTCGTCCCCAAGGCGTTCATCTCCCCTGATCGCGGCGAGAACTCCCTCATCGACAACATCATCTTCGGTGCCCGCGTCACTCACATCACCGATCCCAAGCCCTCCCCCGACCCCAAAATCCCCACGGCGCCCCAGATCAAAATCACATACGAAACAACCGGCTCAAAGAAGCTCACGGTGGAGTCAGACtacctcatcctcgccatccccaACACCGCCCTCCGCGCCATCACCAAATCCCGCCCCTTCGCCACAGCCCAAGAGCAAGCCATCCGCGACGTCCGCTACGTCGAGGTGACGAAAGTCTTACTTCAGTACAAGACCCGCTGGTGGGAACAAatcttcaccaaccacaacctcgGCACCGACGGCGGGCTAGTCTccgacctccccatccgGTACACCGTCTTCCCCGTCTCAAAAGACAACGACCAGTTCAAGCACTCCCGCCGCGGCGCCATCATGGCAGCCTACACCTTTGAGCAGGACGCCACCATCCTCGGGGCCATGTCCCCCGAGAGACAAATCCGCATCGCTGCCGAAAACCTCCATACCATATTTCCCGAGGCCAAGTCGCTCGAGCTGCTCGAGGCGGGGACGTCGCAGGTTTTCCCGTCCGACGAGCTCGCGGGGGGGAGTGCGTTTTGCTATTTTGGACCGGGGCAGAAGAAGCAGTATCTGGAGGCGATGTGCGAGAGTGATTGGAAGTGGCCGGAGAGttcgaggttggggaagcCGAGGGTGTTCTTTGCGGGTGAGCAGGCTAGTTACACGCACGGGTGGATTCAGGGGGCGATGGAGGCGGGGTTGAGGTGTGTGCAGCAGGTTTATGCTATTGCTACTGATTTGGTGATTACTGTtagggatgggaaggagaagcaggagggagaggagggagttgTGGCCGAATGA
- a CDS encoding hypothetical protein (EggNog:ENOG503NWFD; COG:G), which yields MADNATAAAMANTGQQPPGPLAPAALDDITPAPTPDASQISTANLTSPNNDDLEKQTPIITTTPTNPTPLINPDVNHYRIAALSLASLTAGLTDASVGPLIEPMKHFHSLPDDKLISLLWVAQAVGFILGAALISPLRSLKPFLNHDNITLLSANILVFLSYLPFSCSAPLPAIVITFLPLGFGNSFNLAIGNVYCGSLRRKAAFYLGVMHACYGLGATIGPLIATRMIVQTGLEYGQFYSIPLCLSLINSMLLFWAFKEHPVVAPPAAGTMEEGNAVPVVTEAMRPNPGEWLRSHLPADTKLVVFAALFIFCYQGAEVSNAGWITEYLHHRHPASQEKMDTYGYTMTGFWGGVTLGRVVLTPLGEFWPGGNKVFVYFLILLCTGFQLLIWLLKGGIVASGLSVAFVGFFIGPGYPCAMRVVMKMLDENEIRRPPFGRVDKEAKAAAMGVISAFGMTGGAVVPFVIGNLNSPVGRWVLHPIVLGLYALMLLLWFFLPVARWKKSAWKQRPIHRFVDAVLTFWQSL from the coding sequence ATGGCCGACAACGCAACAGCCGCAGCCATGGCCAACACCGGCCAGCAGCCGCCGGGCCCTCTGGCTCCTGCTGCCCTCGACGACATCACCCCAGCGCCAACCCCCGATGCTTCCCAAATCTCCAcagccaacctcacctccccaaacaacgacgacctcgagaaacaaacccccatcatcaccaccacccccaccaacccaacgCCCCTGATCAACCCAGACGTAAACCACTACCGCATagccgccctctccctcgcctccctaACCGCAGGCCTAACCGACGCCTCCGTCGGCCCCCTGATCGAACCAATGAAGCActtccactccctccccgacgacaaactcatctccctcctctggGTCGCCCAAGCAGTAGGCTTCATCCTCGGCGCAgccctcatctcccccctccgctccctcaaacccttcctcaaccacgacaacatcaccctcctATCGGCCAACATCCTAGTCTTCCTCTCctacctccccttctcctgctcagctcccctccccgcaaTAGTAATaaccttcctccctctcggTTTCGGAAACAGCTTCAACCTCGCCATCGGCAACGTCTACTGCGGCTCACTTCGAAGGAAAGCAGCCTTTTACCTCGGGGTAATGCACGCCTGCTACGGCCTAGGCGCCACAATCGGACCGCTCATCGCCACGAGAATGATTGTGCAGACGGGGTTGGAATACGGCCAATTTTACAGCATTCCGCTGTGTCTGAGTCTCATCAACtcgatgttgttgttttgggcGTTTAAGGAGCACCCCGTTGTTGCGCCTCCCGCGGCGGGCACAATGGAGGAAGGCAATGCCGTGCCAGTGGTGACGGAAGCGATGAGACCGAACCCAGGAGAATGGCTCAGGTCCCACCTCCCAGCTGACACCAAGCTCGTTGTTTTCGCCGCCTTGTTTATCTTCTGCTACCAGGGCGCCGAGGTCTCAAACGCAGGTTGGATAACTGAGtatctccaccaccgccaccccgCCTCGCAGGAAAAGATGGACACATACGGGTACACCATGACCGGATTCTGGGGCGGCGTGACGCTGGGacgggtggtgttgacacCGCTGGGGGAGTTCTGGCCCGGGGGAAACAAGGTGTTTGTGTACTTTCTGATCCTGCTCTGCACAGGCTTTCAGCTGTTGATATGGTTGTTAAAGGGCGGCATTGTTGCAAGCGGTTTGTCGGTAGCATTTGTTGGGTTCTTCATCGGCCCCGGATATCCCTGCGCGATGAGGGTTGTGATGAAAATGCTCGACGAGAATGAGATACGGAGGCCACCGTTTGGTAGGGTGGATAAGGAAGCCAAAGCGGCCGCGATGGGCGTCATTTCTGCCTTTGGCATGACCGGCGGGGCGGTCGTGCCTTTTGTCATCGGAAACCTGAACAGCCCTGTTGGGAGATGGGTGCTGCATCCGATTGTGCTGGGCTTGTACGCGCTGATGCTCCTTCTGTGGTTCTTCCTGCCAGTAGCAAGATGGAAAAAGTCGGCCTGGAAGCAGCGACCAATACACCGCTTTGTTGATGCCGTCTTGACATTCTGGCAGTCGCTGTAA
- a CDS encoding hypothetical protein (EggNog:ENOG503P0BF; COG:E): MGSTLDIALPALKTKPKFIFFTDFDGTITQQDSNDWMTDNLGFGAELRKKGNEDVLFGRRDFRDSFADMLDSIKTPFNECIELLLKNITLDPGFKQFFEWAKENNVPIVILSGGMEPVIRALLAHMLGKEEAETLQIVSNDVAPRPGKSVNEAGGWHIVYHDDSGFGHDKSLEIRPYARLPAEERPVLFYAGDGVSDLSAAKETDLLFAKSGRDLVSYCERENVPFTTFQDFTEILATVKDIVAGKTTVKEAATGRK, from the exons ATGGGTTCTACTCTCGATATTGCGCTCCCGGCGCTCAAGACAAAACCCAAGTTCATTTTCTTTACCGACTTTGACGGTACTATCACCCAGCAAGACAGCAATGACTGGATGACGGATAACCTTGGCTTTGGTGCTGAGCTCCGCAAGAAGGGCAACGAGGATGTTCTCTTTGGCCGCCGGGATTTCAGGGACTCTTTTGCCGACATGCTGGACAGCATCAAGACACCATTCAACGAGTGCATagagctcctcctcaagaacATCACCCTGGACCCAGGATTCAAGCAGTTCTTCGAGTGGGCCAAGGAGAACAATGTGCCCATCGTGATCCTGAGCGGCGGTATGGAGCCCGTTATCAGAGCGTTGCTGGCCCACATgctggggaaggaggaagcCGAGACTTTGCAAATCGTCAGCAATGATGTTGCCCCCCGGCCAGGAAAGAGCGTCAACGAGGCCGGCGGCTGGCACATCGTTTACCACGATGATAG TGGGTTCGGACATGACAAGTCCCTCGAAATTCGGCCCTATGCCAGGCTCCCTGCTGAAGAGAGGCCGGTGCTCTTTTATGCTGGCGACGGCGTGTCGGATCTCTCCGCAGCCAAGGAGACGGATCTTCTGTTTGCCAAGTCTGGGAGAG ATCTCGTATCGTATTGTGAGAGGGAGAACGTCCCCTTCACAACCTTCCAGGATTTCACCGAAATCCTGGCCACTGTCAAGGACATTGTGGCTGGCAAGACCACCGTCAAGGAGGCTGCAACGGGCAGAAAATAG
- the ALG3 gene encoding dolichyl-P-Man:Man(5)GlcNAc(2)-PP-dolichol alpha-1,3-mannosyltransferase (CAZy:GT58; EggNog:ENOG503NW6D; COG:G), with product MTGRKPPLHQQALGLVGDILNGRHMLSHAIAPALFLADAVLCALVIRLIPYTEIDWKAYMEQVSQFVSGERDYTKIRGGTGPLVYPAAHVYTYTGLYYLTDEGKNILLAQKLFAVLYVVTLGVVMRCYRNARVPPYVLPLLILSRRLHSIFVLRCFNDCFAVLFLFLTILAFQNHSWRAGVLFYTWGLGIKMSLLLVLPAVGIILLLGTGLNSALQSAAIIALVQVLIGVPFLANNPWGYLGRAFELSRQFFFKWTVNWRFMGEQAFLSKEFALVLLALHVLALLSFLTSRWLKGTGRSLSHIITSVLQVKSPFLPQEQEAIAEAITPEYVMTTILSANVIGLLFARSLHYQFYAYLAWSTPYLLYKSRIHPVLQYMLWAAQEWAWNVYPSTPFSSGVVIGVMATTVASVWLGTKRSVLLVDNAQKTK from the exons ATGACGGGCCGAAAACCACCATTGCACCAGCAGGCCCTTGGGCTGGTGGGAGATATTTTGAATGGTCGTCATATGCTCTCTCACGCCATTGCGCCCGCGCTCTTCCTGGCGGATGCTGTCCTGTGCGCCTTGGTCATTCGACTGATACCCT ACACCGAAATCGATTGGAAAGCATACATGGAGCAAGTGTCTCAATTTGTATCCGGCGAACGCGATTATACCAAAATCCGAGGAGGCACCGGCCCTCTGGTTTATCCTGCCGCCCATGTCTACACCTATACAGGATTGTATTACCTTACCGACGAGGGGAAGAACATCTTGCTGGCGCAAAAGCTGTTTGCAGTTCTCTATGTCGTCACTTTGGGTGTTGTAATGAGGTGTTACCGCAATGCCAGG GTGCCTCCCTAcgtccttcccctcctcatcctctccaggCGCCTGCATAGTATCTTTGTTCTCCGTTGTTTCAACGACTGTTTCGCCGTCCTTTTTCTGTTCCTCACCATTCTTGCCTTCCAGAATCACTCGTGGCGAGCTGGTGTCCTATTCTACACATGGGGGTTGGGCATCAAAATGTCCCTACTGTTGGTGCTCCCCGCGGTGGGTATCATCCTACTCTTAGGGACCGGACTCAACTCAGCCCTGCAATCTGCGGCCATCATTGCATTGGTACAAGTGTTAATTGGAGTTCCATTCCTTGCCAACAACCCGTGGGGCTACCTTGGGCGGGCCTTCGAGCTTTCTCGGCAGTTTTTCTTCAAGTGGACGGTAAACTGGCGTTTCATGGGAGAACAAGCTTTTCTGAGCAAGGAGTTCGCCCTGGTCCTTCTCGCGCTCCATGTTCTCGCCCTGCTTAGCTTCCTCACAAGTCGATGGCTCAAAGGGACCGGAAGATCGCTCTCTCATATTATCACCTCAGTTCTCCAGGTTAAATCCCCTTTCCTACCGCAGGAACAAGAAGCCATCGCCGAAGCCATCACGCCAGAGTACGTTATGACAACCATACTCTCAGCCAACGTCATCGGTCTGCTTTTCGCTCGCTCCCTTCACTACCAGTTTTACGCATATCTTGCCTGGTCGACCCCTTATCTCCTGTACAAAAGCCGCATCCACCCCGTTCTCCAATACATGCTGTGGGCTGCCCAGGAATGGGCTTGGAATGTCTATCCCAGCACGCCGTTCAGCTCGGGGGTCGTCATTGGTGTGATGGCAACAACCGTTGCGTCGGTATGGCTGGGAACAAAGCGCTCTGTACTATTGGTCGATAACGCTCAGAAGACGAAGTGA
- the DAO1 gene encoding D-amino acid oxidase (EggNog:ENOG503NXYK; COG:E): protein MPTIVVLGAGVSGLTCALELAKQGGHEITVVAKHMPGDYDIEYTSPWAGANVLPMALDKDSRWERRTWPVLRRLAKEVPEAGLHVQTARVLRREKDVATGLKAALADGLFQFDPWYKEVMDNFREIPANELPKGMHSGCEFMSVCINTAIYLPWLVGQCAKYGVQFKRGIVKHISQAHNLSHTGKKADIVVNATGVLACKLGGVMDKTVYPARGQIVVVRNEAKGFMPTSSGCDDADDEIMYVMQRALGGGTILGGTYMRHNWDPNPDPNIAVRIMKRAVEAHPELTDGKGIEALSIIRHGVGLRPAREGGVRIEKEKIDGTWVVHNYGHAGWGYQGSYGCAEKVVELVDEIVKQEKRQSKL from the exons ATGCCAACCATTGTCGTCCTCGG CGCCGGTGTGAGCGGCCTTACCTGCGCATTGGAGTTGGCGAAGCAGGGCGGGCATGAGATTACGGTTGTTGCGAAGCATATGCCTGGGGATTATGACATTGAGTATACTTCTCCCTGGGCAGGGGCGAACGTCCTGCC AATGGCACTCGACAAGGACAGCCGATGGGAGAGACGGACTTGGCCtgtgttgaggaggttggcgaaGGAGGTGCCCGAGGCTGGGTTGCATGTTCAGa CTGCCCGTGTTCTCCGCCGCGAGAAGGATGTTGCCACCGGCCTGAAAGCTGCCTTGGCCGACGGCCTCTTCCAATTTGACCCCTGGTACAAGGAGGTTATGGACAACTTCCGCGAGATACCCGCTAATGAACTCCCCAAGGGCATGCACTCTGGTTGTGAGTTCATGTCTGTCTGTATCAACACTGCGATCTACCTCCCGTGGCTCGTGGGCCAATGCGCCAAGTATGGGGTGCAGTTCAAAAGAGGGATTGTGAAGCATATCTCCCAGGCTCACAACCTCAGCCATACTGGGAAGAAGGCTGATATTGTGGTTAATGCTACTGGTGTTTTGGCCTGCAAGCTGGGGGGTGTGATGGACAAGACTGTCTACCCGGCACGAGGGCAAATTGTTGTTGTTAGGAATGAGGCCAAGGGGTTCATGCCGACGAGCAGCGGGTGTGATGATGCCGATGATGAGATTATGTATGTGATGCAGCGTGCGTTGGGTGGAGGAACGATTTTGGGAGGGACCTATATGAGGCACAACTGGGACCCGAACCCAGATCCCAACATTGCTGTGCGCATTATGAAGCGCGCTGTGGAGGCGCATCCGGAGTTGACGGACGGGAAGGGGATTGAGGCGCTGAGCATTATCCGGCATGGTGTTGGGCTACGGCCAGCAAGAGAGGGTGGTGTCAggattgagaaggagaagattgATGGGACCTGGGTTGTTCACAATTATGGCCATGCTGGTTGGGGATACCAGGGCAGTTATGGGTGTGctgagaaggtggtggagctgGTTGATGAGATTGTGAAGCAGGAGAAGCGGCAGTCAAAGCTGTGA
- a CDS encoding hypothetical protein (COG:S; EggNog:ENOG503P2IF) yields the protein MGRTTLRKLLLASAWLRLFYLTFAEDVPPTSDFLRRNHAAAIVLGDYLYIDGGEVSHLDNGKNSTDKRASHALNHTLSLPLNISWNNQTVAFNKIPKPPSVPSLNCQAAWRDPSGTAFYIWGGITSYRTQPPPSELWKFTADGYGGGSWNKHENISSVSLGKHVRTSRGAWTQSRDVGYWLGGYGTANTDTSILPPQSSDGDKNIFLAVPGITSLKMASGELTNSSSVGMGPFGTLWGGSAHHVPFGGGGEQSDGLWVCWEV from the exons ATGGGAAGAACGACGCTGAGAAAACTACTTCTAGCCTCTGCTTGGTTGCGCCTCTTCTATCTTACTTTTGCAGAAGATGTCCCGCCGACCAGTGACTTCCTAAGACGTAATCATGCAGCGG CCATCGTCCTGGGCGACTATCTTTATATCGACGGGGGAGAGGTGTCTCATCTCGACAACGGGAAGAACTCCACCGACAAGCGCGCATCCCACGCCCTCAACCATACCCTCTCTCTTCCCCTGAATATATCCTGGAACAACCAAACAGTGGCCTTCAATAAGATTCCCAAACCTCCATCGGTACCTTCCCTCAACTGTCAAGCAGCCTGGCGTGATCCTTCCGGGACGGCGTTCTACATCTGGGGTGGTATAACATCGTACCGCACTCAGCCGCCACCTTCTGAGCTGTGGAAATTCACAGCGGATGGTTACGGCGGTGGCTCTTGGAATAAACACGAAAATATCTCTTCTGTTTCTCTGGGCAAACATGTTCGTACATCACGTGGAGCATGGACCCAAAGCAGAGATGTGGGATACTGGCTTGGAGGATATGGCACAGCTAATACCGACACGAGCATCCTCCCACCGCAAAGTTCAGATGGTGATAAGAACATATTTCTCGCTGTTCCGGGAATTACTTCGCTCAAGATGGCCAGTGGAGAGCTTACAAACTCCTCGTCGGTTGGCATGGGGCCTTTTGGGACACTCTGGGGCGGCAGTGCTCACCACGTACCGttcgggggtggtggtgaacaaTCGGACGGCTTGTGGGTTTGCTGGGAGGTGTAA
- a CDS encoding hypothetical protein (COG:J; EggNog:ENOG503P4IN), which yields MAKSKRNILAAAQETLTPPEELTESQSIARVLQVEGNNLYICELPNTKTIVVELQSRFRGTIFIKRGGYVLVDLASAAERPAASRVVGEIINIVRDEKAWRKQAYWPKKFEKKTYDDDSDSEEESNVGKMPPSDSEDEDER from the exons ATGGCCAAGTCAAAGCGCAACATTCTCGCGGCCGCGCAGGAGACCCTTACTCCTCCTGAAGAGTTGACCGAATCCCAATCCATCGCCCGCGTACTCCAAGTCGAGGGCAACAATCTTTACATCTGCGAGTtgcccaacaccaagaccatcGTCGTCGAACTCCAGTCGCGCTTTCGCGGTACCATTTTCATCAAGAGAGGTGGATATGTCCTGGTAGACTTAGCTTCGGCCGCCGAAAGGCCTGCTGCCAGCAGAGTGGTTGGCGAAATCATCAACATCGTGCGCGATGAAAAGGCGTGGAGGAAGCAAGCCTATTG GCCCAAGAAATTCGAGAAAAAGACCTACGACGACGACTCGGACAGCGAAGAAGAGTCCAACGTGGGAAAGATGCCGCCAAGCGATtcggaggacgaagacgagcGCTGA
- a CDS encoding hypothetical protein (COG:S; EggNog:ENOG503P39N), with translation MSSTAESASNVAGISSAGMLYEYASLPESNAFRVLILEPGGVDDTLCCSLEITTLNKPIPYEAISYVWGNTHRDHPIRINGRAGHITANLCRALHRMRLPDQSRVLWADSICINQDDLTERASQVLLMSEIYGQARRVLLHLGEDSNQEGEVVRSLVHEIEAMVLDGVRAAGESWDTFPTPSPKERELFLADTRWEAFINMTHKPWFTRGWVIQEAGAARNGLMLWGKTEINWQSFVRVYTWMVRRLPQVRVKYQDGGRGMNRLHLEMYRLRHKGETMPLYAKQSSQFDFLIVLHDARALYVQDARDRVYAFMSLATSAGLSLHFQPDYSEHKTARDVYLDMARDYVNSMGDISLLHCVQHTGNSMNEKFPSWVPRWDLNLFDNIITHTSGPALIPTELRPSVSHDNALEAKGLMFDDIIFTSDVLSRDVSMSDIKMLWNQMLDLLPVTFTNPSPTHGSFAALSFAHVLSVGRSWGAEWPEWVEWRTAYMEYLCQEEPTRRDSVPRPPPDSARNGIQGFHTYAQWNVHNRRIAVTKRGLFALVPLPTQTGDICGVLLGGKAPCILRRAMTARTYRLVGDACIPVNVSRPSTGGGLVVSVGIENSRRDLLDWSVEEEDIRLC, from the coding sequence ATGTCTTCAACAGCAGAATCAGCCTCAAACGTGGCAGGAATCAGCTCTGCCGGAATGTTGTATGAATATGCGTCGCTGCCCGAGAGTAACGCATTTCGCGTCCTGATTCTAGAGCCTGGTGGAGTTGACGACACCCTGTGCTGCTCTCTTGAGATAACAACCCTCAACAAGCCCATCCCGTACGAAGCCATCTCGTATGTATGGGGAAACACGCATCGGGACCACCCCATCCGCATCAACGGCCGAGCCGGCCacatcaccgccaacctcTGCCGCGCGTTGCATCGGATGCGTTTACCCGACCAGTCCCGCGTCCTCTGGGCGGATTCCATCTGCATCAACCAAGACGACCTGACGGAGCGGGCGAGCCAAGTACTGTTGATGAGTGAAATTTACGGGCAGGCAAGACGGGTGCTGCTGCACCTTGGTGAAGACAGCAAccaggagggtgaggtggtcCGGTCCTTGGTGCATGAAATCGAGGCCATGGTTCTTGATGGGGTCAGAGCAGCCGGGGAGTCGTGGGACACATTTCCAACCCCCAGTCCGAAGGAGCGGGAGCTGTTCCTAGCAGACACGCGATGGGAGGCTTTCATCAACATGACGCATAAGCCATGGTTCACACGCGGTTGGGTGATCCAGGAGGCTGGTGCGGCGCGAAATGGGTTAATGCTGTGGGGGAAGACCGAGATCAATTGGCAGTCGTTCGTGCGCGTTTATACCTGGATGGTCCGGAGGCTTCCACAGGTTCGGGTCAAATACCAGGACGGTGGCCGGGGAATGAACCGGCTCCATCTCGAGATGTACCGGCTGAGGCACAAGGGGGAGACCATGCCGCTCTACGCGAAACAGTCATCCCAGTTTGACTTTCTCATCGTGCTCCATGATGCTCGGGCTCTCTATGTGCAGGACGCGCGGGATCGGGTGTATGCCTTCATGTCACTGGCAACCTCGGCCGGGCTAAGTCTCCACTTTCAACCGGATTATTCTGAACACAAGACAGCCAGAGACGTCTATTTGGACATGGCGAGAGATTACGTCAACTCGATGGGGGACATCAGCCTGTTGCATTGTGTACAACACACCGGGAACAGTATGAACGAAAAGTTTCCCTCATGGGTACCTCGATGGGATCTCAACCTGttcgacaacatcatcactcaCACGTCAGGCCCAGCTCTCATACCCACCGAGCTGAGACCTAGCGTTTCCCACGACAACGCCTTGGAAGCCAAGGGGCTCATGTTTGACGACATCATCTTCACGTCTGATGTGCTTTCGCGAGATGTCTCCATGAGCGACATCAAAATGCTCTGGAACCAGATGCTCGACCTTCTCCCTGTGACATTCACCAACCCGTCACCCACTCATGGCAGTTTCGCAGCGTTATCATTTGCCCACGTGCTATCTGTGGGCCGATCATGGGGCGCTGAATGGCCCGAATGGGTGGAATGGAGGACTGCCTACATGGAGTACTTGTGCCAGGAAGAGCCTACAAGGCGGGATTCTGTCCCGCGGCCTCCTCCGGACAGTGCTAGGAATGGTATCCAAGGATTCCACACCTACGCTCAGTGGAACGTCCATAATCGACGTATTGCTGTCACGAAAAGAGGGCTTTTCGCCTTGGTCCCCTTGCCTACTCAGACTGGTGATATTTGCGGCGTGCTTCTCGGTGGGAAGGCGCCGTGCATATTGCGCAGAGCGATGACAGCTAGGACGTATCggcttgttggtgatgcgTGTATCCCTGTTAACGTATCACGTCCCAGCACAGGTGGTGGATTAGTAGTCTCGGTCGGAATTGAGAACAGCAGAAGGGACTTGTTGGATTGGAgtgttgaagaggaggatattCGGCTTTGCTGA